ACCGCCCCATCGGCCTCGATCGGGTCCGGCTCGCCGTTCGGGAGGTTGTTATTGAGGAGCTCCATGGCCCTTCTCACCTCGCCGATGGGATGGTCGTACCTGAAGGCGGATTGGATCGTGACCGTTGACAACCCCCGATACTCCCGGAGGAAATTATCTATGTTCTTGGGCGAAAGGTGACCCCTAAATGGCATGCTGCCCACGCCGAGGATCGGGTGCATGGCGATGCCCTTAGCCCTCTCCAAGGCTTTCAACTTCCAAATGGCCAACTTGGCCAAGATGACCGCACAGAATAGGCCGTAGTTCAAGGCCGGATCGGATCTGGCGATGAAGGCCCGGACGTAGCTCGGCCTCGAGGCCTCCACATATTCCCAAACTATTTTATCGATCGCCAAGAGGCTATCGAGGTCCTCGATTAGCGGGATCGCCTCTATGCTCTTGGGCTTGAATGTCCCCAACCAATCCTCGGCCCTTAAGGATCCGTTCAGCTCCGCGTCCCCATCGGCCGCTATGCATTTCTCATAGTAATTCCGGAGCCAGAGGAGCTCCCTCCCCTCCTTTGTGAAAGGGAGGATTACTTCGAATATCGGGATCGCCTCCCTCCCATAGAAGGCCGATGCCACGTCATAGGCCACCGGGATGTTCTGGAGGGTTTCGCAAACTATCTTCCTCTCGGCGCCCTCGATCCTGGGATTGGGGATCCTATAGGTGAGGAAGACGTCCTCCCCGAGCGGATGCTCCCTGAAATAATCCCCATATTTCGATAGGAGCTTCCTCACGACCCTCGTATCGACGTCCTTCCCCTCCGAATCCCACATGACCTCTTGGCAACCGAACTCCTTATACGCGAGATAAGCCTCTTGGACCTCCGCATCACCCTCTATGACTTCGCCGCCGATCCATTCGCAAAGGCATGCGTTATCCGGATGTTGCGTCGCCATCGTCCGAGGTATCTTCCTCCCCACCCCTCCCATAGGCCCCTGATGTGAGGCTCGGCCTTTTTATTCCAATCCCCGTTTCCATCGGAGGGCCATTTGCGAATGGACCTTTTGATCCAAACCTTCGATATCGGGTTGGCGATTGTTGCCAAACCTTTTAAAGCGATCCGATGCGATCCCATGCAGGCGTTGGGTTTGGATTTGAGCGAGAACCTAAGGGATTCGTTCGAATATTCCAAAAGGATGGCCGATGATATGGGGAGGTGGATCGCCTTGGCAATCCTTGGGGCGATCCCAATAATCAACTTCGTGGCCATTGGCTACGCGGCGAGGATCATATTGGAGGCCCCCGGATCGAAGGAGCCGCCGAAGTTGGCGGATTACATGGGCCTATGGATTTCCGGGTTGAAGGTCTTCGCGGCATGCCTCATCTACATGATCATCCCGATGATCATATTC
This region of Candidatus Bathyarchaeia archaeon genomic DNA includes:
- the ppcA gene encoding phosphoenolpyruvate carboxylase, yielding MGRKIPRTMATQHPDNACLCEWIGGEVIEGDAEVQEAYLAYKEFGCQEVMWDSEGKDVDTRVVRKLLSKYGDYFREHPLGEDVFLTYRIPNPRIEGAERKIVCETLQNIPVAYDVASAFYGREAIPIFEVILPFTKEGRELLWLRNYYEKCIAADGDAELNGSLRAEDWLGTFKPKSIEAIPLIEDLDSLLAIDKIVWEYVEASRPSYVRAFIARSDPALNYGLFCAVILAKLAIWKLKALERAKGIAMHPILGVGSMPFRGHLSPKNIDNFLREYRGLSTVTIQSAFRYDHPIGEVRRAMELLNNNLPNGEPDPIEADGAVISSLISKFRSRYAHIIEGLAPLINSVASYVPRRRSRKLHIGLFGYSRSVGRVSLPRAIPFACALYTLGIPPELIGGKVLEDLSDAELEALRGLYRNMEHDLSVAGGCLSWRNLNMLMEFHQEVAKRAGMGAGALKAAISELLADIESIEGFGIKLGQSGSAQRKYENFTNSFLLSYMEREDEEAREFLLEAAKLRRCLG